A genomic stretch from bacterium includes:
- the pgsC gene encoding poly-gamma-glutamate biosynthesis protein PgsC: MIYQAIGLGLVISLVFSEIMGLAAGGLIVPGYIAIYLDQPLRIAGTVVAALCTYGTVRLVGRVVLLYGRRTLVFCVLAGFVFGFLTRYVLVFNAALGTGVDASLFQSVGYIIPGLIAYWMHRQGIVETLSSMLMAAFLVRLVLVLAHGGMLIDVAIG, from the coding sequence TTGATCTACCAGGCGATCGGCCTGGGGCTGGTGATCAGCCTCGTCTTCTCGGAGATCATGGGCCTGGCGGCAGGCGGGCTCATCGTCCCCGGCTACATCGCGATCTACCTCGACCAGCCGCTGCGCATCGCGGGCACGGTCGTCGCCGCGCTCTGCACCTACGGCACCGTGCGACTGGTCGGCCGCGTGGTGCTGCTCTACGGGCGCCGCACGCTGGTCTTCTGCGTGCTGGCCGGGTTCGTGTTCGGCTTCCTGACGCGCTACGTGCTGGTGTTCAACGCCGCGCTGGGCACGGGCGTCGACGCGTCGCTCTTCCAGTCCGTGGGGTACATCATCCCCGGGCTGATCGCCTACTGGATGCACCGGCAGGGGATCGTCGAGACCCTGAGCTCCATGCTCATGGCGGCGTTCCTGGTCCGCCTGGTGCTGGTGCTGGCCCACGGAGGCATGCTCATTGATGTCGCGATCGGGTAG
- the pgsB gene encoding poly-gamma-glutamate synthase PgsB has protein sequence MRFIVLLLAVVTLLGVWETARHRLTRRRIPLRVHVNGSRGKSSVTRLIAAGLQAGGIRTCAKTTGSAARFLHADGTETPVVRHGSPNIREQLGVFRQAAAEGAQALVLECMAVRPDLQRTCERDIVDSTLGVITNVRSDHLEVQGPRLEDVARSLSQTVPARATLFTAEDVFAGDLAEAARRRGSDCRVADPATVTPADLAPFRYVEFAENVALALDVCVAAGVDRRRALEGMWGVRPDVGALERLRVADPGGELVFANAFAANDPESTARIWRTLGLDAPGTRSVVLFNNRADRMRRARDLAPLLGTSIKAGHYVLIGQGTSQLADMMRAVPRELVVDLGGAGAAEIWTRTAALCGPGATVVGIGNIGGIGMDVLALLREREVRP, from the coding sequence GTGCGGTTCATCGTCCTGTTGCTCGCGGTGGTCACGCTGCTGGGCGTGTGGGAGACGGCGCGGCACCGCCTCACGCGGCGGCGCATCCCGCTGCGCGTGCACGTCAACGGCAGCCGCGGCAAGTCGTCGGTGACCCGCCTCATCGCGGCGGGCCTGCAGGCGGGCGGGATCCGCACCTGCGCGAAGACGACCGGCTCGGCGGCGCGCTTCCTCCACGCCGACGGCACCGAGACGCCGGTGGTGCGGCACGGCTCGCCGAACATCCGCGAGCAGCTGGGGGTCTTCCGGCAGGCCGCGGCCGAGGGCGCGCAGGCGCTGGTGCTGGAGTGCATGGCCGTGCGGCCCGACCTGCAGCGGACCTGCGAGCGCGACATCGTGGACAGCACGCTCGGGGTGATCACCAACGTGCGCTCCGACCACCTCGAGGTGCAGGGGCCGCGCCTGGAGGACGTGGCGCGCAGCCTGTCGCAGACCGTGCCGGCGCGCGCGACCCTGTTCACGGCGGAGGACGTGTTCGCCGGCGACCTGGCCGAGGCGGCCCGGCGCCGCGGCAGCGACTGCCGGGTGGCCGACCCCGCGACGGTCACGCCGGCGGACCTGGCGCCCTTCCGCTACGTGGAGTTCGCGGAGAACGTCGCCCTGGCCCTGGACGTGTGCGTGGCCGCGGGCGTCGACCGCCGCCGCGCGCTGGAGGGCATGTGGGGGGTGCGGCCGGACGTGGGCGCCCTGGAGCGCCTGCGCGTCGCCGATCCCGGCGGCGAACTCGTGTTCGCCAACGCGTTCGCGGCCAACGACCCGGAATCCACGGCGCGGATCTGGCGCACGCTCGGCCTCGACGCGCCCGGCACGCGCTCGGTGGTCCTGTTCAACAACCGCGCCGACCGCATGCGGCGGGCGCGCGACCTGGCGCCGCTGCTGGGGACCAGCATCAAGGCCGGCCACTACGTCCTGATCGGCCAGGGCACGTCCCAGCTGGCCGACATGATGCGCGCGGTCCCGCGCGAACTCGTCGTCGACCTGGGCGGCGCCGGCGCCGCCGAGATCTGGACGCGCACGGCCGCCCTCTGCGGGCCCGGCGCCACGGTGGTGGGCATCGGCAACATCGGCGGCATCGGCATGGACGTGCTGGCGCTGCTGCGCGAACGGGAGGTGCGCCCTTGA
- a CDS encoding C25 family cysteine peptidase has product MKRAALTLALGIGLSAAVCGTAVAADQRAHDTDAIQDPYVIRVAGDRTLVTRLPAAADATAAPALLIPLPPDATTWSVRLTAGAGSVSGDGRLPRLRGLPMAVVNTAGLDDGASFEIVHDGDWAAAADGRLRSRAFDAALGSSRGLPQDAAGKSLAPSRGTYVVITTPAYAAAAAPLLDWKRAKGLEVRLATTEETGATNVAVREWLRAAYASWDAPPEYVLILGDVGDVPAWSISQNVTDLPYALMDEGDWLPDLMLGRMPVSSLAEAQTVVNKSVAYERDPYRTDEGWLTRQLMVAGNYGSDTPVSTVAWCGRQLMSLGFQAATHVSFPPLFNGVFPITQALQAGASMVVYRGWAYGTAGWEPPHFTVTEIPNVNNGAMTPVVMSFVCLNGDFAADAPCFGEVFLRQGTPETRKGAVAFIGNGEHWSHTRYNDAMAISFFERITDPAVTDLGSLMLAGKLRFLAYFPHELEYEATGEESVEFYFHIYNLLGDPELNFWKGPVSEPVVTHDAACPPGSGRFDVTVAEQDGTTPLAGARVGLTQSGEPVSSGWTGVDGVAQLSLAALVEGAPLTVTVTATNRFAVQHEVAVAQPAARLALTGLTWENPAGFGNGDGVINAAEVLHVYPVVTNTGTATATGITLSLTVDGPAGVEHGTFALPDLAGGAVHACTGDEYFRVGLLTTADDGALLNLFLDAAHDGAVDRDGRTLVVGGPALRLESLLVGGDGVLRQGLENALTAVLRNEGSLPFPGGQARLNLLGAGIGAVGVQYADVPAIAAGATVSLATAVTLVVDATVPTGRAATLELVVSDAAPADYQAVLPARLLVGEVDAGAPSGPDAHGYWALDSADAVDYPDLAPVYRWTHLDPALGGEGAPLAFAVDNEVKLVDLPFAFTYYGQSFDGQIRVSENGWISFDTDGELEFYNWPLPSSHGNHSMVAPFWDNFDPTLAGTGGVFTRYDAVAGSFTIEWSRMRHYQPEIDDVQTFQLVLRDPAVHPAPGGDGEMLFLYRQVHNSDTLRQFATVGWESPSETDGLQLSYSDVYAPGAAPIGPGLAVLVTTRTPVHSPYTADLVAEREAGAVALAWQPRDGRPVTGWLVVRDVAGVETPLTPAPLPAAARSFTDAQAPAGDAVYRLVALHAYGHRSAAATATAAATESFDGSGLFLANGRPNPARGGATLAFGLPRAGAATLRVFDLAGRLVRTLVTGDRPAGPGAAVWDGRDEGGRDAPAGVYFCRLEGAGGSVTRKLLLVR; this is encoded by the coding sequence ATGAAACGGGCAGCGCTCACGCTCGCTCTCGGAATCGGCCTGTCGGCGGCGGTCTGCGGGACCGCCGTCGCGGCCGACCAGCGGGCGCACGATACTGATGCGATCCAAGACCCCTACGTGATCCGGGTCGCCGGTGACCGCACCCTGGTGACGCGGCTCCCCGCCGCCGCCGACGCGACCGCCGCGCCGGCCCTGCTGATCCCCCTGCCCCCCGACGCCACGACCTGGTCGGTGCGCCTGACCGCGGGCGCCGGCAGCGTGTCCGGCGACGGCCGGCTGCCCCGGCTGCGCGGCCTGCCGATGGCCGTGGTGAACACTGCCGGCCTGGACGACGGCGCCAGCTTCGAGATCGTGCACGACGGCGACTGGGCCGCGGCGGCGGACGGCCGCCTGCGGTCGCGCGCCTTCGACGCGGCGCTGGGTTCGTCGCGCGGCCTGCCGCAAGACGCCGCCGGGAAGTCCCTCGCGCCGTCACGCGGCACTTACGTCGTGATCACGACGCCCGCGTACGCCGCCGCCGCCGCCCCCCTGCTGGACTGGAAGCGCGCCAAGGGCCTCGAGGTCCGCCTGGCGACCACCGAGGAGACCGGCGCCACCAACGTCGCGGTGCGCGAGTGGCTGCGCGCGGCGTACGCGTCCTGGGATGCGCCGCCCGAGTACGTGCTCATCCTGGGCGACGTCGGCGACGTGCCCGCCTGGAGCATCAGCCAGAACGTCACCGACCTGCCCTACGCCCTGATGGACGAGGGGGACTGGCTGCCCGACCTGATGCTCGGCCGCATGCCCGTCTCGTCGCTCGCCGAGGCGCAGACGGTGGTCAACAAGAGCGTGGCCTACGAGCGCGACCCCTACCGCACGGACGAGGGCTGGCTGACGCGCCAGCTCATGGTCGCCGGCAACTACGGCTCCGACACCCCGGTCAGCACCGTGGCCTGGTGCGGCCGGCAGCTGATGTCCCTGGGCTTCCAGGCCGCCACGCACGTCTCGTTCCCGCCGCTGTTCAACGGCGTCTTCCCGATCACGCAGGCGCTGCAGGCCGGCGCGTCGATGGTGGTCTACCGCGGCTGGGCCTACGGCACGGCCGGCTGGGAACCGCCGCACTTCACGGTCACCGAGATCCCCAACGTGAACAACGGGGCGATGACCCCGGTGGTGATGAGCTTCGTCTGCCTGAACGGCGACTTCGCCGCCGACGCCCCCTGCTTCGGCGAGGTGTTCCTGCGCCAGGGCACGCCCGAGACGCGCAAGGGTGCGGTCGCCTTCATCGGCAACGGCGAGCACTGGTCCCACACGCGCTACAACGACGCGATGGCCATCTCGTTCTTCGAGCGCATCACCGACCCGGCCGTCACCGACCTGGGGTCGCTGATGCTCGCCGGGAAGCTGCGCTTCCTCGCCTACTTCCCCCACGAGCTGGAGTACGAGGCCACCGGCGAGGAGTCCGTCGAGTTCTACTTCCACATCTACAACCTGCTCGGCGACCCCGAGCTGAACTTCTGGAAGGGCCCCGTCTCCGAGCCCGTGGTCACGCACGACGCCGCCTGCCCGCCCGGGTCGGGCCGCTTCGACGTGACCGTCGCGGAGCAGGACGGGACGACCCCCCTGGCCGGCGCGCGCGTGGGCCTGACGCAGTCCGGCGAGCCGGTCAGCTCCGGCTGGACCGGCGTCGACGGCGTGGCACAGTTGAGCCTGGCGGCCCTCGTCGAGGGCGCGCCGCTGACGGTCACGGTCACCGCCACGAACCGCTTCGCGGTGCAGCACGAGGTCGCGGTCGCGCAGCCCGCCGCCCGTCTCGCGTTGACGGGTCTGACCTGGGAGAACCCCGCGGGCTTCGGCAACGGCGACGGCGTGATCAACGCCGCCGAGGTCCTGCACGTCTACCCGGTGGTGACCAACACCGGGACGGCGACCGCGACGGGCATCACGCTCTCGCTGACCGTCGACGGCCCCGCCGGCGTCGAGCACGGGACCTTCGCCCTGCCGGACCTGGCCGGCGGCGCCGTGCACGCCTGCACGGGCGACGAGTACTTCCGCGTCGGCCTGCTGACCACGGCCGACGACGGCGCGCTGCTGAACCTGTTCCTGGACGCGGCCCACGACGGCGCGGTCGACCGCGACGGGCGCACGCTCGTGGTGGGCGGACCGGCGCTGCGGCTCGAGAGCCTGCTCGTCGGCGGCGACGGGGTCCTGCGCCAGGGTCTGGAGAACGCCCTCACCGCGGTCCTGCGCAACGAGGGGAGCCTCCCGTTCCCCGGCGGCCAGGCGCGCCTGAACCTGCTCGGTGCGGGGATCGGCGCCGTCGGCGTCCAGTACGCGGACGTGCCGGCCATCGCCGCGGGCGCGACCGTTTCCCTGGCGACGGCGGTGACGCTGGTCGTGGACGCGACGGTGCCGACCGGCCGGGCCGCGACGCTCGAGCTCGTCGTCTCCGACGCCGCGCCGGCCGACTACCAGGCCGTGCTGCCCGCGAGGCTGCTGGTGGGCGAGGTCGACGCCGGCGCCCCGAGCGGCCCCGACGCGCACGGCTACTGGGCGCTGGACAGCGCCGACGCCGTCGACTACCCCGACCTGGCGCCGGTCTACCGCTGGACGCACCTGGATCCCGCTCTGGGCGGCGAGGGCGCGCCGCTGGCCTTCGCCGTCGACAACGAGGTGAAGCTGGTCGACCTGCCCTTCGCCTTCACCTACTACGGGCAGTCGTTCGACGGCCAGATCCGCGTCAGCGAGAACGGCTGGATCAGCTTCGACACCGACGGCGAGCTGGAGTTCTACAACTGGCCGCTGCCCAGCAGCCACGGCAACCACTCCATGGTGGCGCCGTTCTGGGACAACTTCGACCCCACGCTGGCGGGCACCGGCGGCGTCTTCACGCGTTACGACGCGGTCGCCGGCTCGTTCACGATCGAGTGGAGCCGCATGCGGCACTACCAGCCCGAGATCGACGACGTGCAGACCTTCCAGCTGGTGCTGCGCGACCCGGCGGTCCACCCCGCGCCGGGCGGCGACGGGGAGATGCTCTTCCTCTACCGGCAGGTCCACAACAGCGACACGCTGCGGCAGTTCGCGACCGTCGGCTGGGAGAGCCCGAGCGAGACCGACGGCCTACAGCTGAGTTATTCCGACGTCTACGCCCCCGGCGCCGCCCCGATCGGCCCGGGCCTGGCGGTGCTGGTGACGACGCGGACCCCGGTCCACTCGCCGTACACGGCCGATCTCGTGGCCGAACGGGAGGCGGGCGCGGTCGCCCTCGCCTGGCAGCCCCGCGACGGTCGGCCCGTCACCGGCTGGCTCGTCGTGCGCGACGTCGCCGGCGTCGAAACCCCGCTGACGCCGGCGCCCCTGCCGGCGGCGGCCCGTTCCTTCACGGACGCGCAGGCTCCCGCCGGCGACGCGGTCTACCGCCTGGTCGCCCTGCACGCCTATGGGCACCGGTCGGCGGCGGCGACCGCGACGGCGGCCGCCACCGAGAGTTTCGACGGCAGCGGGCTGTTCCTGGCGAACGGCCGGCCCAACCCCGCGCGCGGCGGCGCGACCCTGGCCTTCGGCCTGCCGCGCGCCGGCGCGGCGACGCTGCGGGTCTTCGACCTCGCGGGGCGGCTCGTGCGCACGCTCGTGACGGGCGACCGTCCGGCCGGCCCGGGCGCGGCCGTCTGGGACGGGCGCGACGAGGGCGGACGCGACGCGCCCGCCGGCGTCTACTTCTGCCGGCTCGAGGGCGCCGGCGGCTCGGTCACGCGCAAGCTGCTGCTCGTCAGGTAG
- a CDS encoding right-handed parallel beta-helix repeat-containing protein — translation MPRFLRFAAGFALLVAAATATAAVIHVPGDYAQIHAAVQAAAAGDVVEVAAGTYGDCTHPTEGPGTTPACVIMKSGVTLRGAGTAATIIDAQLLGRGIFVENVVNCRIENLQVRRAYAAAYGAGILLRQVGADVRVTDVLVTQCTDGGVICYNQASPVLTRVDCVANSAKQGGGLAIEEQSSPRVDDCDILDNHAPSGAGLFIRNGSDPHLTDCTVSGNAINAAYGQGAGIFVAASSPVIERCAISGNTTLGNGGGIAYQLGSAGALRACTITGNLATQSYVSGAGIAVDSATPLIEGCLIAGNVCSGAFSDAAGVHTLFSPSPTLRNCTIAGNQTSAGGLAGGVMAQWGSAPTIDRCIIAGSTAGAGLYCDGGTPTVTCTDIHGNAGGDALCGVDGGGNFSLDPLFCAPGDYRLQEGSPCFTGCGGELVGAPLGGCDATAVGETTARSRLLGNHPNPFNPSTAIVFALDAPGTALVRISDVSGRTVATLTLGDLPAGRHEAVWDGRDDAGRPAPSGVYLYELQALGLQHTRRMILIK, via the coding sequence ATGCCCAGGTTCCTGCGCTTTGCGGCCGGGTTTGCCCTGTTGGTCGCCGCCGCCACCGCGACCGCCGCCGTCATCCACGTGCCCGGCGACTACGCCCAGATCCACGCCGCGGTCCAGGCCGCCGCCGCGGGGGACGTCGTCGAGGTCGCGGCCGGCACGTACGGCGACTGCACCCACCCGACCGAGGGCCCCGGCACGACCCCGGCCTGCGTCATCATGAAGTCCGGGGTCACCCTGCGGGGCGCGGGCACGGCGGCGACGATCATCGACGCGCAGCTGCTCGGCCGCGGCATCTTCGTCGAGAACGTCGTCAACTGCCGCATCGAGAACCTCCAGGTCCGACGCGCGTACGCGGCGGCCTACGGCGCCGGCATCCTGTTGCGGCAGGTCGGGGCGGACGTGCGCGTGACTGACGTCCTGGTGACCCAGTGCACCGACGGCGGCGTGATCTGCTACAACCAGGCCAGCCCGGTCCTGACCCGGGTCGACTGCGTGGCGAACTCAGCCAAGCAGGGAGGCGGCCTCGCCATCGAGGAGCAGAGCAGCCCCCGCGTCGACGACTGCGACATCCTGGACAACCACGCCCCCAGCGGCGCCGGCTTGTTCATCCGCAACGGCAGCGACCCGCACCTGACCGACTGCACCGTGAGCGGCAACGCGATCAACGCGGCCTACGGGCAGGGCGCCGGCATCTTCGTCGCGGCCAGTTCCCCCGTGATCGAGCGCTGCGCGATCAGCGGCAACACCACCCTGGGCAACGGCGGCGGCATCGCCTACCAGCTGGGTTCCGCGGGCGCGCTGCGCGCCTGCACGATCACGGGCAACCTCGCGACGCAGAGCTACGTCTCGGGCGCCGGCATCGCCGTCGACTCGGCCACGCCGCTGATCGAGGGCTGCCTGATCGCCGGCAACGTCTGCTCCGGCGCCTTCAGCGATGCCGCGGGCGTGCACACCCTCTTCAGCCCGTCCCCGACCCTGCGCAACTGCACGATCGCCGGCAACCAGACCAGCGCCGGCGGGCTGGCCGGCGGCGTGATGGCCCAGTGGGGCAGCGCCCCGACGATCGACCGCTGCATCATCGCCGGCTCGACCGCCGGCGCCGGTCTCTACTGCGACGGCGGCACCCCGACGGTCACCTGCACCGACATCCACGGCAACGCCGGCGGCGACGCGCTCTGCGGCGTCGACGGCGGCGGCAACTTCTCGCTCGACCCGCTCTTCTGTGCGCCGGGCGACTACCGCCTGCAGGAGGGCAGCCCCTGCTTCACCGGCTGCGGCGGGGAGCTGGTGGGCGCGCCCCTGGGCGGGTGCGACGCCACCGCGGTCGGCGAGACGACCGCGCGCTCGCGCCTGCTGGGCAACCATCCGAACCCGTTCAACCCCAGCACGGCCATCGTTTTCGCGCTTGACGCGCCCGGCACCGCCCTCGTACGTATCAGCGACGTCTCCGGCAGAACGGTGGCGACTCTCACCTTGGGCGATCTCCCCGCCGGTCGCCACGAGGCGGTCTGGGACGGACGCGACGATGCGGGCCGGCCCGCGCCGAGTGGTGTCTACTTGTACGAACTGCAGGCCCTGGGCCTGCAGCACACGAGGCGGATGATCCTGATCAAATGA